One genomic window of Pseudomonas aeruginosa includes the following:
- the hxuC gene encoding heme receptor HxuC: MTLPFTRAAWRPLCSAAVLGAALWAAGASAAERRFDLPAQPLAASLSRLAQQAQVQVLFDESLLRGLRAPALSGSYGVREALERLLVGSELELVEAGGGYVVRRRQVDAYSDNALQLDAQTIVGNGREVDASNVGRSTLTRRDIERQQADNIPSLLQTLPGVTMGGSPKPGGQTTNIWGLGDAEDVPYTLDGAQKSGFERYQQGTVFIEPEMIKRIEVEKGPHSVFTGNGGFGGTVHMETKDAPDLLREGRDVGAMLKYGYHSNDQQKIYSGAVFGRSEDRRVDALLYLNGRDGRDMKLADNLPLSPTDYPINPKRLPNSAQDEKTGLFKLNLHPTEEHDLGFTYLRSKSSRWTPFSASSYPTPPSQWTIDRYGYELGLTRLLAHRDTTDTTWTGKYNYHPLDNPWIDLQLSYSDARTEQLDRREDTAFYQLATGGKRMRTEYQDKVLELRNTSRFDTGALQHELTLGAALHKHKRDILMHMPGKTYETPRYNYGWLQPAFMPAGKQDTQSFYIQDAITYGSLTVTPSMRFDSVRNDGQANLAPIYDNPKLGHDYRAQTYSGWSPRLSVFWTATPNLAFFADYTETWRAPVIDEQYEVQNSSTIGGSSRDLDAERIHAIRGGSVINLPDLLVAGDSLQIRTTLFQNRIKDEIFRTRSVGCREQSIDNGSIGGSCGDMLPLSNYRNLPGLTIKGFEIESFYDSQRLFGSLSYSWMTGKHDGAYSNPWGPNVWARDIPPPKWVAMLGLKVPEWDAKLGWQGEFVRKTDRLPSDRYSGGMGTGSGDIYWDHAANDSYDTHRLFAEWVPAKLGLKDTRIDFTVDNLFNRSYRQPLGGDLVYSQGRNAKISVTQFF; the protein is encoded by the coding sequence ATGACCTTGCCTTTCACCCGCGCCGCCTGGCGCCCGCTGTGTTCCGCCGCCGTACTCGGCGCCGCGTTGTGGGCCGCCGGCGCCAGCGCTGCCGAACGACGCTTCGACCTGCCGGCGCAGCCGCTGGCCGCCTCGCTGTCGCGCCTGGCGCAGCAGGCGCAGGTCCAGGTGCTGTTCGACGAGTCGCTCCTGCGGGGCCTGCGCGCTCCGGCGCTGAGCGGCAGCTACGGGGTGCGCGAGGCGCTGGAGCGGTTGCTGGTCGGTTCCGAGCTGGAGCTGGTGGAGGCGGGCGGCGGCTACGTGGTGCGCCGGCGCCAGGTCGATGCCTACAGCGACAACGCTCTGCAACTGGACGCGCAGACCATCGTCGGCAACGGTCGCGAAGTGGACGCCAGCAACGTCGGCCGTTCGACCCTGACCCGGCGGGATATCGAACGCCAGCAGGCGGACAACATCCCCAGCCTGCTGCAGACCCTGCCCGGAGTGACCATGGGCGGCTCGCCCAAGCCGGGCGGACAGACCACCAACATCTGGGGCCTGGGCGACGCCGAGGACGTGCCCTATACCCTGGACGGCGCGCAGAAGAGCGGCTTCGAGCGCTACCAGCAGGGCACCGTGTTCATCGAACCGGAAATGATCAAGCGCATCGAGGTGGAGAAGGGACCGCACTCGGTGTTCACCGGCAATGGCGGCTTCGGCGGCACCGTGCACATGGAGACCAAGGACGCGCCGGACCTGCTGCGCGAAGGCCGCGACGTCGGCGCCATGCTCAAGTACGGCTATCACTCCAACGACCAGCAGAAGATCTACTCCGGCGCCGTGTTCGGTCGCAGCGAAGACCGCCGCGTCGATGCCCTGCTCTATCTCAACGGTCGCGACGGCCGCGACATGAAGCTGGCCGACAACCTGCCGCTGTCGCCCACCGACTACCCGATCAACCCCAAGCGCCTGCCCAACAGCGCCCAGGACGAGAAGACCGGCCTGTTCAAGCTCAACCTGCACCCCACCGAGGAGCACGACCTGGGTTTCACCTACCTGCGCTCGAAAAGCTCGCGCTGGACGCCGTTCTCCGCCAGCAGCTACCCGACCCCGCCGAGCCAGTGGACCATCGACCGCTACGGCTACGAGCTGGGCCTGACCCGCCTGCTGGCCCACCGCGATACCACCGACACCACCTGGACCGGCAAGTACAACTACCATCCGCTGGACAACCCCTGGATCGACCTGCAACTGAGCTATTCCGACGCCCGCACCGAGCAACTCGACCGTCGCGAGGACACCGCCTTCTACCAGCTCGCCACCGGTGGCAAGCGGATGCGTACCGAGTACCAGGACAAGGTCCTGGAACTGCGCAACACCAGCCGTTTCGATACCGGAGCGCTACAGCACGAGCTGACCCTGGGCGCGGCGCTGCACAAGCACAAGCGCGACATCCTCATGCACATGCCGGGCAAGACCTACGAGACCCCGCGCTACAACTACGGCTGGCTGCAACCGGCATTCATGCCGGCCGGCAAGCAGGACACGCAGAGCTTCTACATCCAGGACGCGATCACCTACGGCAGCCTGACTGTCACCCCATCGATGCGCTTCGACAGCGTGCGCAACGACGGCCAGGCCAACCTGGCGCCGATCTACGACAATCCCAAGCTCGGCCATGACTATCGCGCCCAGACCTACTCCGGCTGGTCGCCGCGGCTGTCGGTGTTCTGGACCGCGACGCCGAACCTGGCGTTCTTCGCCGACTACACCGAGACCTGGCGAGCGCCGGTGATCGACGAGCAGTACGAAGTGCAGAACAGTTCGACCATCGGTGGCAGCAGCCGCGACCTGGACGCCGAGCGCATCCATGCGATCCGTGGCGGCAGCGTGATCAACCTGCCGGACCTGCTGGTCGCCGGCGACAGCCTCCAGATCCGCACCACGTTGTTCCAGAACCGCATCAAGGACGAGATATTCCGCACCCGCAGCGTCGGCTGCCGCGAGCAGTCGATCGACAACGGCAGTATCGGTGGTAGCTGCGGCGACATGCTGCCGCTGAGCAACTACCGCAACTTGCCGGGCCTGACCATCAAGGGCTTCGAGATCGAGAGCTTCTACGACAGCCAGCGGCTGTTCGGCAGCCTGTCCTACTCGTGGATGACCGGCAAGCACGATGGGGCCTACAGCAATCCCTGGGGACCGAACGTGTGGGCGCGCGACATCCCGCCGCCGAAGTGGGTGGCCATGCTCGGCCTGAAGGTTCCGGAATGGGATGCCAAGCTCGGCTGGCAGGGCGAGTTCGTGCGCAAGACCGACCGCCTGCCCAGCGATCGCTACAGCGGCGGGATGGGTACCGGTTCCGGCGATATCTACTGGGATCACGCGGCCAACGACAGCTACGACACTCATCGGCTGTTCGCCGAGTGGGTCCCGGCCAAGCTGGGCCTGAAGGACACCCGCATCGACTTCACCGTGGACAACCTGTTCAACCGCTCCTATCGCCAGCCGCTGGGCGGCGACCTGGTCTACAGCCAGGGACGCAACGCCAAGATCAGCGTCACCCAGTTCTTCTGA
- a CDS encoding FecR family protein produces the protein MKPLERLEPLFADETEEDIDHRAAYWFSRRRSGHFSAACRAELEDWLRADPRHREALEGMERLWREFDGLPRPALDDIPEPVPAWRLPRALAAAFFVFCALLVATLFWRDQSLGPNLAYGTAPGEQREVVLADGSKLFLDVDTQVQVRYAERTRDVLLKKGEVFFVVSHDPARPFRVGSGDSRVTVLGTQFSVRRNAQALAVAVKQGRVALQPSLEKDAEHVLLAGDSARLDLADQRLDLGHVAPEQVASWRDGQLVFRDKPLGELVEELSRYRAAPIRLGDPRLAGKRVSGTVRIARPDDFLLALPALLPVRVQPQAGGEVLILAR, from the coding sequence ATGAAGCCGCTGGAACGACTGGAACCGCTGTTCGCAGACGAAACCGAAGAGGACATCGATCACCGCGCCGCCTACTGGTTCAGCCGGCGTCGTTCCGGGCATTTCAGCGCTGCCTGCCGGGCCGAGCTGGAGGATTGGCTACGCGCCGATCCGCGCCATCGCGAAGCGCTCGAGGGCATGGAGCGGCTCTGGCGCGAGTTCGACGGCCTGCCGCGCCCGGCGCTGGACGATATTCCCGAGCCGGTGCCGGCCTGGCGCCTGCCCCGGGCGCTGGCGGCGGCGTTCTTCGTATTCTGCGCGCTGCTCGTCGCCACCCTGTTCTGGCGCGACCAGTCGCTCGGACCGAACCTCGCCTACGGCACGGCACCTGGCGAGCAGCGCGAGGTGGTCCTGGCGGACGGATCGAAGCTGTTCCTCGACGTCGATACCCAGGTGCAGGTGCGTTACGCCGAGCGCACCCGCGACGTGCTGTTGAAGAAAGGCGAGGTGTTCTTCGTGGTCAGCCACGATCCGGCCCGGCCTTTCCGGGTCGGCAGCGGCGACAGCCGGGTCACCGTACTCGGTACCCAGTTCAGCGTCCGGCGCAACGCGCAGGCCCTCGCCGTGGCGGTGAAACAGGGGCGCGTGGCGTTGCAGCCGTCCCTGGAGAAGGATGCCGAACATGTGCTGCTGGCTGGCGACAGCGCGCGCCTGGACCTCGCCGACCAGCGCCTGGACCTCGGCCATGTGGCGCCGGAGCAGGTCGCCAGTTGGCGCGATGGGCAACTGGTGTTCCGCGACAAGCCGCTGGGCGAACTGGTGGAGGAACTGTCGCGCTATCGCGCCGCGCCGATCCGCCTGGGAGATCCCCGGCTTGCCGGCAAGCGGGTCTCCGGTACGGTGCGGATCGCCCGCCCCGACGATTTTCTCCTCGCCCTGCCGGCGCTATTGCCGGTGCGGGTGCAGCCGCAGGCTGGTGGCGAGGTGCTGATCCTGGCGCGCTGA
- a CDS encoding RNA polymerase sigma factor — translation MDERFRGSVSHAYQAFHGELLRFLRKHLGSSADAADLAQDTFAQWLKWPGRQSVEQPRAFLFQIARNLLRDHWRRQQSRGQDIDRPAANDEPAALEGEAAGPGERFEQQQRLSHLAAALAELPPRRREAFVLHKFDGLSQVEVAERMGISLSMVEKHIASALLHCKRRLGQGGEG, via the coding sequence ATGGATGAGCGCTTCCGTGGTTCCGTCTCGCATGCCTATCAGGCGTTCCATGGCGAGTTGCTGCGCTTCCTGCGCAAGCACCTGGGCAGTTCGGCGGACGCCGCCGACCTCGCCCAGGATACTTTCGCCCAGTGGCTGAAATGGCCGGGCCGGCAATCGGTCGAGCAGCCGCGCGCATTTCTTTTCCAGATCGCCCGCAACCTGTTGCGCGACCATTGGCGCCGGCAGCAGAGCCGCGGCCAGGATATCGACCGGCCGGCGGCGAACGACGAACCCGCCGCGCTGGAAGGCGAGGCGGCCGGGCCGGGCGAGCGTTTCGAACAGCAGCAGCGCCTCAGCCACCTGGCGGCCGCGCTGGCCGAGCTGCCGCCGCGGCGGCGCGAAGCGTTCGTCCTGCACAAGTTCGACGGCCTGTCCCAGGTCGAAGTGGCCGAGCGCATGGGAATCTCCCTGAGCATGGTGGAAAAGCACATCGCCAGCGCCTTGCTGCACTGCAAGCGGCGGCTTGGCCAGGGAGGCGAAGGATGA
- a CDS encoding YcgN family cysteine cluster protein: MAAKVEPFWKRKTLAQLDQDEWESLCDGCGLCCLQKLEDEDDGSVYYTRIACKLLDLQSCRCTNYAERIRFVPDCIQLTPAQADEFQWLPPTCGYRLVAEGKDLPLWHHLVCGDPERVHKERISQSGRMLSETQVAEDDWEDYLIFRAG; encoded by the coding sequence ATGGCCGCCAAAGTCGAACCCTTCTGGAAACGCAAGACCCTCGCCCAACTCGACCAGGACGAGTGGGAGTCGCTGTGCGACGGTTGCGGCCTGTGCTGCCTGCAGAAGCTCGAGGACGAGGACGACGGCAGCGTCTACTACACGCGTATCGCCTGCAAGCTGCTCGACCTGCAAAGCTGCCGCTGCACCAACTACGCCGAGCGCATCCGTTTCGTCCCCGACTGTATCCAGCTCACCCCGGCGCAGGCCGACGAGTTCCAGTGGTTGCCGCCGACCTGCGGCTATCGCCTGGTTGCCGAAGGCAAGGACCTGCCGCTCTGGCACCACCTGGTCTGCGGCGACCCGGAGCGGGTCCACAAGGAACGCATTTCCCAGTCCGGGCGCATGCTCAGCGAGACCCAGGTGGCCGAGGACGACTGGGAGGACTACCTGATCTTCCGCGCCGGCTGA
- a CDS encoding metal/formaldehyde-sensitive transcriptional repressor, producing the protein MAHTIHGKKKLLARVRRIAGQTRALEQALEEGSECAAVLQQIAAIRGAVNGLMNEVLEGHIREHLGAEQASAEQRREDLELVVTALRSYLK; encoded by the coding sequence GTGGCCCATACCATCCATGGGAAGAAGAAGCTCCTGGCGCGGGTGCGCCGCATCGCCGGGCAGACCCGGGCGCTGGAGCAGGCGCTGGAAGAGGGCAGCGAATGCGCGGCGGTGCTGCAACAGATCGCGGCGATCCGCGGTGCGGTGAACGGCCTGATGAACGAAGTGCTGGAGGGGCACATCCGCGAACACCTCGGCGCCGAGCAGGCGAGCGCGGAGCAGCGTCGCGAAGACCTGGAACTGGTGGTGACCGCGCTGCGTTCCTACCTGAAGTAG
- the aitP gene encoding CDF family iron/cobalt efflux transporter AitP, whose translation MPGTPTTQPLRHSHRFDQGNPLAERNTRWAVLLTACMMVAEIAGGWLFNSMALLADGWHMSSHALALGLAVLAYGAARRYANDPRFSFGTWKIEVLGSYTSALLLLLVAGLMLYQSVERLLDPSPIHYQQAMLVAALGLLVNLACAWLLRDGHAHHGHGHSHHHHHHHHHDHDHDHDHDHDHHAHRHDLNLRAAYLHVLADAATSLLAIVALAGGLLWNAAWLDPLMGIVGAVLVSVWACGLIRQSSRVLLDAQMDAPVAAEIRAAIASSPLPAELLDLHLWQVGQGKYACLLSLLTTEEGSADYFKRRLAEHEELVHITVEVNPLLPLAA comes from the coding sequence ATGCCCGGCACCCCGACTACCCAGCCCCTGCGCCATTCCCATCGGTTCGACCAGGGCAACCCGCTGGCCGAGCGCAACACGCGCTGGGCGGTATTGCTCACCGCCTGCATGATGGTCGCGGAAATCGCCGGCGGCTGGCTGTTCAACTCCATGGCCCTGCTCGCCGACGGCTGGCACATGAGCTCCCATGCCCTGGCCCTGGGTCTTGCGGTACTCGCCTACGGCGCCGCGCGGCGCTATGCCAACGACCCGCGCTTCAGCTTCGGTACGTGGAAGATCGAGGTGCTCGGCAGCTACACCAGCGCCCTGCTGCTTCTGCTGGTGGCCGGGCTGATGCTCTACCAATCGGTCGAACGCTTGCTCGACCCCAGCCCGATCCACTACCAGCAGGCGATGCTGGTCGCCGCGCTCGGCCTGCTGGTCAATCTCGCCTGCGCCTGGCTGCTGCGCGACGGCCATGCCCACCACGGGCACGGCCACTCGCACCATCACCATCACCACCACCACCACGACCACGACCACGACCACGACCACGACCACGACCATCATGCCCACCGGCACGATCTGAATCTGCGCGCCGCCTACCTGCACGTGCTGGCGGATGCCGCCACCTCGCTGCTGGCGATCGTCGCGCTGGCCGGCGGCCTGCTGTGGAACGCGGCCTGGCTGGACCCGCTGATGGGTATCGTCGGCGCGGTACTGGTCAGTGTCTGGGCATGCGGCCTGATCCGGCAGAGCAGCCGGGTATTGCTGGATGCGCAGATGGACGCGCCGGTGGCTGCGGAAATCCGCGCGGCGATCGCCAGCAGCCCGCTGCCGGCGGAACTGCTCGACCTGCACCTGTGGCAGGTCGGCCAGGGCAAGTACGCCTGCCTGCTGAGTCTGCTGACCACCGAGGAAGGCAGCGCCGACTATTTCAAGCGCCGCCTGGCCGAGCATGAGGAACTGGTGCACATCACCGTCGAGGTGAACCCGCTGCTCCCGCTCGCCGCCTGA
- a CDS encoding D-2-hydroxyacid dehydrogenase — protein MRLLILERDHALYAALLMAADPSLKVVAGDDPLQLIDAASECSIWLGQPDLVAQMLRQGVHPVWVQSTWAGITPLLAADLPKDYSLTRAVGIFGQVMSEYLLTYMLAHERQFLGRLASQVGSQWDSRTPGGLRGRQVVIVGTGEIGQAVAHTLSGFGMDLTGVAKNPRSLVPFNRMGSLDDLGRLVETADYLINLLPDTPDTHDIYDRALFARLKPTALFINAGRGVAVVDADLVAALENNQLAGAVIDVCREEPLPANHLFWHTPRLLLTGHTAAPTLPGAMVELFRDNLARFWAGTAMRGEVDFARGY, from the coding sequence ATGCGCTTGCTGATTCTCGAACGTGACCACGCTCTCTATGCCGCGCTGCTGATGGCGGCCGACCCCAGCCTGAAGGTGGTGGCGGGGGACGATCCCCTGCAGCTCATCGACGCCGCCAGCGAGTGCTCGATCTGGCTCGGCCAGCCCGACCTGGTGGCGCAGATGCTGCGCCAGGGCGTGCATCCGGTCTGGGTGCAGTCGACCTGGGCGGGCATCACGCCGCTGCTGGCCGCCGACCTGCCGAAGGACTACAGCCTGACACGCGCGGTAGGCATCTTCGGCCAGGTGATGAGCGAATACCTGCTGACCTACATGCTCGCCCACGAGCGCCAGTTCCTCGGTCGCCTGGCCAGCCAGGTCGGTTCGCAATGGGATAGCCGCACGCCTGGCGGGTTGCGTGGCCGGCAGGTGGTGATCGTGGGCACCGGGGAGATCGGCCAGGCGGTGGCGCATACCCTGTCCGGCTTCGGCATGGACCTGACCGGGGTGGCGAAGAATCCGCGTTCGCTGGTGCCGTTCAACCGCATGGGGTCGCTCGACGACCTCGGTCGCCTGGTGGAGACGGCCGACTACCTGATCAACCTGCTGCCCGACACCCCCGATACCCACGACATCTACGACCGTGCGCTGTTCGCCCGGCTCAAGCCCACGGCGCTGTTCATCAATGCCGGGCGTGGTGTCGCGGTGGTGGACGCCGACCTGGTGGCGGCACTGGAGAACAACCAACTGGCCGGCGCGGTGATCGACGTCTGCCGCGAAGAGCCGCTGCCGGCCAACCACCTGTTCTGGCATACCCCGCGCCTCTTGCTGACCGGGCACACCGCCGCGCCGACCCTGCCGGGGGCGATGGTCGAACTGTTCCGAGACAACCTCGCGCGCTTCTGGGCGGGTACCGCCATGCGCGGCGAGGTGGACTTCGCTCGCGGCTACTGA
- a CDS encoding YcgL domain-containing protein, with product MKRICSVYKSPRKNEMYLYVDKREALSRVPEALLVPFGAPQHVFDLLLTPERQLAREDVAKVLENIEKQGFHLQMPPGEEEYIEHLPEELLRMNDPL from the coding sequence ATGAAACGAATCTGTTCCGTCTACAAGAGCCCGCGCAAGAACGAGATGTACCTCTACGTCGACAAGCGCGAGGCGTTGAGCCGCGTACCCGAGGCCCTGCTGGTGCCGTTCGGCGCGCCGCAACATGTCTTCGACCTGCTGCTCACCCCCGAGCGCCAACTGGCCCGCGAGGATGTCGCCAAGGTCCTGGAGAACATCGAGAAGCAGGGCTTCCACTTGCAGATGCCGCCGGGCGAAGAAGAGTACATCGAGCATCTCCCGGAAGAGTTGCTGCGCATGAACGACCCGCTCTGA
- the rnd gene encoding ribonuclease D, whose amino-acid sequence MTAPEIQWIRDDASLAQQCREWRTQPYLALDTEFMRVDTFYPAAGLVQVGDGRQEWLIDPLLIQDWSPFAELLEDERVVKVLHACSEDLEVFLRLTGSLPVPLFDTQLAAAYLGMAHSMGYSKLVKEVLDIDLPKDETRSDWLQRPLTEMQMRYAADDVQHLAQVYLALDARLSEEKRAWLLEDGAELVANLCRESDPREAYREVKLGWRLRPQQLAVLRELCAWREEQARLRNRPRNHVLRERTLWPLARLLPKNKTDLAAIEDMHPRTVRQDGDFLIELIAQAARLPQSEWPEALPEPLPPEVTPLLKSLRAIGQREAETLGMAPELMLRKKILEALLKSGYPDGPYELPDSLRGWRRERMGQALLDALESA is encoded by the coding sequence GTGACCGCGCCCGAAATCCAGTGGATCCGCGATGATGCCAGCCTGGCGCAGCAATGCCGGGAATGGCGCACACAGCCGTACCTCGCGCTCGATACCGAGTTCATGCGCGTCGATACCTTCTATCCCGCGGCCGGTCTGGTGCAGGTGGGCGATGGCCGGCAGGAGTGGCTGATCGATCCGCTGCTGATCCAGGACTGGAGCCCCTTCGCCGAGCTGCTCGAAGACGAGCGGGTGGTGAAGGTGCTGCATGCCTGCAGCGAAGACCTCGAGGTGTTCCTGCGCCTCACCGGCAGCCTGCCGGTGCCGCTGTTCGATACGCAGTTGGCCGCCGCCTATCTCGGCATGGCCCATTCGATGGGCTACTCGAAGCTGGTGAAGGAGGTGCTGGACATCGACCTGCCCAAGGACGAGACCCGTTCCGACTGGTTGCAACGGCCGCTCACCGAGATGCAGATGCGCTACGCCGCCGACGACGTCCAGCACCTCGCCCAGGTCTACCTGGCCCTGGATGCGCGGCTGAGCGAGGAGAAACGCGCCTGGCTGCTGGAGGACGGCGCCGAACTGGTCGCCAACCTCTGCCGCGAGAGTGATCCGCGCGAGGCCTACCGCGAGGTCAAGCTGGGTTGGCGGCTGCGTCCGCAGCAACTGGCGGTGCTCCGCGAACTCTGCGCCTGGCGCGAGGAGCAGGCACGCCTGCGCAACCGGCCGCGCAACCACGTGCTGCGCGAACGTACCCTGTGGCCGCTGGCGCGCCTGCTGCCGAAGAACAAGACCGACCTGGCGGCGATCGAAGACATGCATCCGCGCACCGTGCGCCAGGACGGCGACTTCCTCATCGAACTGATCGCCCAGGCTGCGCGCCTGCCGCAGAGCGAATGGCCCGAGGCGCTGCCCGAGCCGCTGCCGCCGGAGGTCACCCCGCTGCTCAAGAGCCTGCGCGCCATCGGCCAGCGCGAAGCGGAGACCCTGGGCATGGCGCCTGAGCTGATGCTGCGCAAGAAGATCCTCGAGGCACTGCTCAAGAGCGGCTATCCCGACGGTCCCTACGAACTGCCCGATTCCCTCCGCGGCTGGCGCCGCGAACGCATGGGCCAGGCCCTGCTGGACGCCCTGGAGAGCGCATGA
- a CDS encoding SMP-30/gluconolactonase/LRE family protein, producing the protein MKKLSGIIVLLLAGAALYLALKTSPIDPLAWDAPAAPQMTGVLEPNDTLMKAELLGQGQLHGPEDTAVDSQGRVYAGLADGRVVRLDASGKVETFVDTGGRPLGMDFDAAGNLILADAWKGLLRIDPQGKVETLATEADGVPFAFTDDLDIASDGRIYFSDASSKFHQPDYILDLLEARPHGRLLRYDPSTGKTEVLLKDLYFANGVALSANEDFVLVNETYRYRITRYWLKGEKAGQHEVFIDNLPGLPDNLQGDRKGTFWVALPTPRKADADFLHRHPWLKAQLAKLPRMFLPKPTAYGLVIAIDEQGRIVRSLHDTSGHHLRMITSAKPVGDQLYFGSLENDRIGRLAIP; encoded by the coding sequence ATGAAGAAGCTCAGCGGAATAATCGTCCTCCTGCTGGCTGGCGCGGCTCTTTACCTGGCCCTGAAGACCAGCCCGATCGACCCGCTCGCCTGGGATGCTCCGGCCGCTCCGCAGATGACCGGGGTCCTCGAACCCAACGACACCCTGATGAAGGCCGAGCTGCTTGGCCAGGGCCAGTTGCACGGCCCCGAGGACACCGCCGTGGACAGCCAGGGCCGCGTCTATGCCGGTCTCGCCGACGGCCGCGTGGTACGCCTGGACGCCAGCGGCAAGGTCGAGACCTTCGTCGACACCGGCGGCCGCCCGCTGGGCATGGACTTCGATGCCGCCGGCAACCTGATCCTCGCCGATGCCTGGAAAGGCCTGCTGCGCATCGATCCGCAGGGCAAGGTGGAAACCCTCGCCACCGAGGCCGACGGTGTCCCCTTCGCCTTCACCGACGACCTCGACATCGCCAGCGACGGCCGCATCTACTTCAGCGACGCTTCCAGCAAGTTCCACCAGCCCGACTACATCCTCGACCTGCTCGAGGCCCGACCGCACGGCCGCCTGCTGCGCTACGACCCGTCCACCGGCAAGACCGAGGTGCTGCTCAAGGACCTGTACTTCGCCAATGGCGTGGCACTCTCGGCAAACGAGGACTTCGTACTGGTCAACGAGACCTACCGCTATCGCATCACCCGCTACTGGCTGAAAGGCGAGAAGGCTGGCCAGCACGAGGTGTTCATCGACAACCTGCCGGGCTTGCCGGACAACCTCCAGGGCGACCGCAAGGGTACCTTCTGGGTGGCCCTGCCGACCCCGCGCAAGGCCGACGCCGACTTCCTCCACCGGCATCCCTGGCTGAAGGCGCAGCTGGCCAAGCTGCCGCGCATGTTCCTGCCCAAGCCGACCGCCTACGGGCTGGTCATCGCCATCGACGAACAGGGCAGGATCGTCCGCAGCCTGCACGACACCAGCGGCCACCACCTGCGCATGATCACCTCGGCGAAGCCGGTGGGCGACCAGCTCTACTTCGGCAGCCTGGAAAACGATCGGATCGGCCGTCTGGCGATTCCCTGA
- a CDS encoding sulfurtransferase — translation MSSAQLLTAQQLAARLSEPDLLVLDCRFALEDPSYGARVYQENHIPGAHFADLERDLSAPVRKGVTGRHPLPDPAELALKLQAWGLRQDSQVVLYDDGPGAFAARAWWLLHWLGKRDGVYLLDGGLAAWKAAGLALTNGESSLRPGDFQGQPDASLLIDAATLQAQLGQPGLALLDARAQPRFRGEVEPIDPVAGHIPGAQCAAFTDNLGSDGRFLPPEQLHQRFSALLRGRPVDELVAYCGSGVTACHNLFALSLAGFPLPRLYAGSWSEWITDPRRPVATGD, via the coding sequence ATGTCGTCCGCCCAACTGCTGACCGCGCAACAACTGGCCGCCCGCCTCAGCGAACCCGACCTGCTGGTCCTCGACTGCCGTTTCGCCCTCGAAGACCCGTCCTACGGTGCCCGCGTCTATCAGGAGAACCACATTCCCGGCGCGCATTTCGCCGACCTCGAACGGGATCTTTCCGCTCCCGTGCGCAAGGGCGTGACCGGTCGCCATCCGCTGCCGGATCCCGCCGAGCTAGCGCTCAAGCTACAAGCCTGGGGCCTGCGCCAGGATAGCCAGGTGGTGCTCTACGACGACGGCCCCGGCGCATTCGCCGCCCGCGCCTGGTGGCTGTTGCATTGGCTGGGCAAGCGCGATGGGGTCTACCTCCTCGATGGCGGCCTGGCGGCCTGGAAGGCTGCGGGGCTGGCACTGACCAATGGCGAAAGCAGTCTTCGACCCGGCGATTTCCAGGGCCAGCCCGATGCCTCGCTGCTGATCGACGCCGCCACCCTCCAGGCCCAACTGGGCCAACCCGGACTGGCGCTGCTCGATGCTCGCGCGCAGCCGCGCTTCCGTGGCGAAGTCGAGCCCATAGATCCGGTCGCCGGGCACATTCCCGGTGCCCAGTGCGCCGCCTTCACCGACAACCTTGGCAGCGACGGCCGCTTCCTTCCGCCGGAACAATTGCACCAGCGGTTCTCCGCCCTGTTGCGCGGTCGCCCGGTGGACGAGCTGGTCGCCTACTGCGGCTCCGGCGTCACCGCCTGCCACAACCTGTTCGCCCTGAGCCTCGCCGGCTTCCCGCTTCCGCGCCTCTACGCCGGCTCGTGGAGCGAGTGGATCACCGACCCGCGCCGCCCGGTCGCCACCGGCGACTGA